AAACCTGTGTGGGTGGATCAATGGCCCCTATCACAGGAGAAACTGACTCAACTCCATCAGCTGGTAAGAAAGCAGTTGGATGCAGGCTGTACGAAAGAATCAGTTAGTGCTTGGAATTCACCAGTATTTGTGACCccaaaaaagtcaggaaaatggCAACTGCTGCATAATTTGAGAGTTAATGCACAAATTAAACCAGTGGGTGCATTACGGCAAGGTCTGCCATCCCCAGCAGCCATTCCAAAAGATTAGTCTCTTATAGTAATAGATCTTAAAGACTGTTTTTTTACTATACCATTACACAAGAAGGACAAGCCTCAATTCGCCTTCTCTGTGCCTTCTGTTAATCAGAGAGAGCCTGTCTCTCATGATCAATGAAAAGTTTTATTACCCCAGGGCATGCTCAACAGTCCTATGTTATGTCAGCATTTTGTAGGAAAAGCATTGAAGGAGCCTCAGAATATGTTTCCCACCACCTACGTCATTCATTATATGGataatgtttttttttggttgctcCTACAGATCAAGTATTATACCAgttattcagagaaataaaatgggCTTTAACTCAATGGAATCTCAAAATAGCTCCTGAAAAGGTGCAAACAACCTCCCCATACCAGTACTTAGGTACTATTGTTACTGAAAAAAGTATTTAGCCTTAGAAAGTAGCTCTTTGTAAGAACAAATTACAAACTCTGAATACCTTTCGACAGTTATTAGGGGATATTAATTGGCTGTGCCCAATGCTAGGTATTGCTCCTTATCAACTCACTCATCTTTATCAAACCCTCCAAGGAGATTCTTCATTAGATTCCCCTCAGCAACTTACTAAGGAGGCAGAAGCTGAATTACAGCTTGTAGAACAGATGTTTCAGCAACGACATGCCTCCCGGCTACAACCACAAAagactttgcttttgttttttcttgctacCCCCCATTCTCCAGCAGGACTTTTAGGTCAATTCATAGACAAAATTATAATGGTAATAGAATGGTTTTTTTAATCCAAACAGTAAAATCTTTGCAAGTTTATCTTTCTTTAGTCACACAATTTATAACAATAGGCAGGCATAGATCAAAAATGCTTACAGGATATGATCCTGATAAAATTATTGTTACCTTGGATTCCCAACAACAGGCTGAGGCCTGGAGGTGTCGACTGCGTGGCAGATCACTTTCCCTGATTTTGTAGAAATAATAGATAACCATTATCCATCAGAcaaaattttgcaattttataaaattcacccttttattCCCCCTGTGATTACTCATCACAAACCCATTTCAGGTGGACAGACCTATTTTACCGATGGCTCTTCCAAAACCTGCACAGCCATTTATGGACTTAAACATACTCAAATAATAAAGACCCCTAGAGTTTCAGTTCAGCACTCCGAATTAATGGCAGTTATTCAAGTTTTAAAGCTCAACCTTTATTTCCTATTGTCTGTAATTCAGCCTATGTTGTAAATGTAGCTAGTTGCATTAAAACTGCCACTATCAAGAGCACCTTAAAACCAGAACTGCTTAACCTATTTCTGAGACTCCAAAAAGCTGTTTGCTCTCATACTGCcccttttcatatttcttgtatCTGATCTCACGCGCAATTTCCTGGGCCACTATCTCTAGGTAATGATAGAGCAGATAAATTCATCAGTTCTGTATTTCAGTAAGCCCAAGCTTCCCATGCTTTACTGCATCAAAACACCTCTGCCCTTACTCGTTATGTGTCATCTGCCTCGCAGCCAGGTTCGAGCTGTTGTACAAGCCTGCCCCACTTGCCAGCATATCCCTGGTGTTGCACCCGTGGAAGGATGCAACCCATGAGGCTTGGCTCCAAATGAAATCTGGCAGATGAATgctacatatatagagagagcagCCTTTGGCAAACTCCGCTATGTTCATGTAACTATAGACGCTTACTCCCATATATTACATGCCACATGCCAAACTGGGGAAACAGCTGGTCATGTCTGACGATATTGTCTGTCATCATTCGCCCATATACAGGTCCCTAAACAATTTAAAACTGACAGTGGACCTGCTTATGTTAGTCATGCTTTCCAAATTTTTTACAATTGTGGGCAATCAATCATAAAACAGGAATTCCATACAATTCCTGAGGGCAAGGCATTATTGAGCGGGCACACCAAACACTACAACGTatgctgaaaaaacaaaaagggagaatAGGAGACCAATTACCACCTCAAACAAAATTACATTTAGCCTTGTTTActactattgtttttttttttgttttttttgttttttttgagacggagtctcgctctgtcgcccaggctggagtgcagtggccagatctcagctcactgcaagctccgcctcccgggtttacggcattctcctgcctcagcctccggagtagctgggactacaggtacccgccactgcgcccggctaatttttgtatttttagtagcagcagggtttcaccgttgtcttgatctcctgacctcgtgatccacccgccttggcctcccaaagtgctgggattacaggcatgagccaccgcgcccggctgccttGTTTACTTTAAATTGTTTGACTCCTGGTATGGAGGGCAAGACTCCAGCAGAACGACACTGGCAAGTGCTAGAGGAAAAGAGGCAAGTTTATCCAAAAGTGTTATGGAAATCCCTGGAAGAGGGACAATGGAAAGGTCTGGTGGATTTGCTGACGTGGGGACGAGGGTATGCTTGTGTTTTACAGGAGATGGACAAACCGTGTGGGTGCCCTCCAGGTGTGTGTGACCATGGAATGGGAGACCAGAGGGATCCATGGTATTCAACCATGGGCCTGTTCCCTCCAGTACGAGCCATGAGCCAGCGGAATCTGAATGCGAAGACAGAACGAGGGCCGACCGGAGTCACAATGACAGCCAACCCCATAAcatggggacagatcaagaaaaCCACACAGGAAGCTGAGAAACTGCTGGAGCGCCAGGGTCAGGCAAAAACCCCTGACTCCATGTTCTTGGCCATGCTAGCTGTAGTGTCCTGTGCGGTATGTTTCCCCTGTGTAGAGGCAAAAACATATTGGGCATATGTTCCTAACCCACCAGCAGTGCGATTGGTACTCTGGAGTGACACTCCTCCTGAAATATATCATGATCAGGGAGCATGGGCACCAGGACCCCTAACTCCCCCTGACACAGAACAATAGCATCAATTACACCACCCCATTGGAAGGACTCCCTTTATGTATCACCACGGATATGTCACTCAACTGCAGCTGTCTTGCAGTCCAATCTTAGGCATGGTTAAATCACCACGGAAAAATTATGTATTCATTAGGCCTCAGCTCCATTAATGTTACTGGTGTGTTCACCAATCACTTCTGGCCCCATCACTCAAATTGTATTGATTATACGGAATGGGCTCCCTTTGATATTTCTCACCCCCCTCCTTGGACCCAGTGTCTTGGCCCCTTGGCCAGACAACTCTGTGTGAATGGGAAACATTGACTGGGGTTCCCTTGGCCATTTAGATGGGAAAGATGAAAATCAGATCTCTTGGCACAAACTTCACTGGCACTGGTGGCGGACCTTCAACACCTCTTCGCCACATCACACTGGGATTCAATCCCCCAGTTGACTGCACAACTTGCTTGGCACAGGACAGGCTTTAGCCCAGCCTTACCTTAGTGGCGTCATCTAGGAAAAAGAGGCCCAATTCAGGAATCAATATGGAAGGCAACACTCCCATTTATGAATAACAGCATCTGGGTTAGAACATTATCCAATAATAGTAATATTACTCAACACAGTTTTAATATcacctttgtaaaaaatattaccaatttatggtttgtggggtttttttgttgttgttgtggttatttgagatggagtcttgctgtgtcacccaggctggagtgcagtggtgcgatctcaggtcactgcagcctctacctcccgggttcaagcagttctctgcctcagcctcccgagtagctgggattataggcgcccaccacaccaggctattttttgttttttgtatttttagtagaaatggaatttcaccatcttggccaggctgctcttgaactcctgacctggtgatccacctgccttggcctcccaaagtgctgggattacaggcgtgagccaccacgcctggctggtttgtatttttaattcctATGTTTTTCTAGCATCTAAGAAGGAGCAACTCCAAGTAAACATCACCCAATTGACTTGTGACTCTTGTCAACTGTATCACTGCCTCAAGCATAGCACAATACAAACACACAACATCCCCACTCTAATAATTCTGGGTCGTATCCCTGGGTTATGGATCCCTGTCAATTTGTCCAAACCTTGGGCTGCCACCCCTGCTTTACATTTTGTAAAACTCCTTACCCAGCTCACTCATTGTGCACATAAAGCCTTAAACATAGTAATTTTTACTGTAATCTTAGTCACACTAATAACCTCGGTTGTGGTGTCCTCAGTAGCACTACATAGTTCTATTCAAACAGCCCAATATGTAGAAAATTGGACACGTACAGCCAACCAGGCATGGatgcttcaaaataaaattaataccgAATTACAAACAAAGGTAGCAGTGTTAAAGACTACTGTTCTGTGGCTGGGAAAGCAGGTACAAAGTTTGCAATTGCAGAAGCAATTGCACTGTCATTTCAATCATATTCATATTTGTGTGATCAATTTGGAATAGAACCAAAGTAAATATCCATGGAACCTTGTAAAAGCTCATTTGCAGGGAGCTTTTACATCCAATATTACTTTTGATATCAGTAACTTAGAGTAAAATTCTTAACTTGAATAAGCAAACTTAAAAATAACAGCCCTCTTTTAGAAGCTTAAACAGAATTCCAGCAGGACTTAGATAGCCTCAACCCCTGGACCTACTTAAACATAACCTCAATGTCTCTTTTAGAAGAATAATGTTGTTATGTCTCTGTTTTTTTGCTTATAGTCTATAGGATCAGGTGAACCACCAACCAGCAATTGAAAGCTGCACAGCCTGAAATTACCTTTATTCaattaatgcaaaaacaaaaagggggagatATTGGAGGCCGAAGGAATGAGGGTCGTGACCAACTCAATATACTACTGGAGGCTCTATGagcaaacagcaaactgttctcaTGAAAGCAAGATGCtggcaaactgacaaactgtgtCTGCCACCAGAAGGAATGCTGGGGGCAGTCATGTCCCAGGTCCCATGCTCCTTGAGGTTATCTACAGGAACATCTAGAACCTGTTGAACAAAGAAAGCAATCATGTGGGCCTGTGTTAAATAGCTGACTGACAGTTATCCCTTCCTCCCTATTCACTCTACCTAATAAATATGAAGGGCTGTAaaagctcagggcccttgttCCCTAGAATCAAGGAGCCCCCTGACCCCTTCTTTCAAACAGATCCTTTTGTCTTTGTCTCATTTCTGCATTCATCCTCCTCCGTTCGGTCCAGAAGCAACCGTGACAGTCCTGCATGTGTTGATGCCACCTGTCTGTGCAGGTGTGACCTCAGGTTTGTGAGTATCCCTTATACTTGTTATCATCACTGCCTATTTGCTCTTCCtctagcctctggcaaccactaatccacGTTATGTGTCtagatttgcctcttctggatacttcatataaatgaagttATACAATATGTGGTTTCCTGTGTCTGGCATTTTACTACTGAACATGTTTtcagagttcatccatgttgtagcatgtatcagtttttcattcttctttatggctgaataatactccattgtaggccgggcgcggtggctcacgcctgtaatcccagcactttaggaggccgaggtgggcggattatgaggtcaggagatcgagaccatcctgcctaacacagtgaaaccctgtctctactaaagaatacaaaaaaataggccgggcgcggtggctcacgcctgtaatcccagcactttgggaggccgaggcgggcagatcacaaggtcaggagatcgagaccacggtgaaaccccgtctctactaaaaatacaaaaaaaaattagccgggcgcagttgtgggcgcctgtagtcccagctactcgggaggctgag
The sequence above is drawn from the Macaca thibetana thibetana isolate TM-01 chromosome 19, ASM2454274v1, whole genome shotgun sequence genome and encodes:
- the ERVK3-1 gene encoding endogenous retrovirus group K3 member 1 gives rise to the protein MDKPCGCPPGVCDHGMGDQRDPWYSTMGLFPPVRAMSQRNLNAKTERGPTGVTMTANPITWGQIKKTTQEAEKLLERQGQAKTPDSMFLAMLAVVSCASIGSGEPPTSN